The Hordeum vulgare subsp. vulgare chromosome 7H, MorexV3_pseudomolecules_assembly, whole genome shotgun sequence DNA window TTGACTTTGAGTCGATTGTACTTGAGCGTTGGTCTAACTCTGGTTTCTTATGTTACCAAATTGACATGTAATTTCCACATACTGAAACTGTAGGCTGAAGACACGTCCCAAAAATGGCactacaaaggcaagaaagtgtcCAAGGAGAAGCCTGTCCTTGATAGAGAGCTTTCAAGAGCACTCAGCGCTAAGAAGCCTCCGAATTGATCAATACATACaaccggttgttgttgttgttgttgacaaaCACAAGTTGATACAGCTATCCATCATTACGAAACTCCTTGTTGTATCATGTAAGTCCACCATTATAAAACTTCTCGTTTGTTTTGTTTTACATGTTTACCTTGTCTATATGTGTAAGATTATAAGGAACCAAACCCATGTAGATATGTAATATGTTACCCATATATTGAATAAGGCACAGATCATTTTGACGTGGGAAGCCGGCCTATAGCTGTATGAGCTTGTGTTTGTCATATCTGGAGCTCTTAACGTCTAATTTGCCACACTGGTGAAGAGAAACAGTACACGAGTATGAGGCTACTAGAGTTACGCGAAAAGGTCCACAGagataattattatttttgctttggGATATCGATAAGGGCATTGCTGCATCACACGAAAAATATAGTATACTGATTTTCCTAACAGTGGGGGGTTCCCCAACTGAATTTGATCTCATCCAAAGAAAATATTGGTCCAATTTATAAAGAAAACCATATCGAAGACCATACAGGCCAAGGGGCAACACATCATGCCAAAGCAAGAACAAAGAAAACGCAAAAACACCCCAAACATAGTTAGAGCACAACGTAAAAGGCAACTACTAGAGGACATGTGGATGAGGGAGCAACACAGATTatgatttttaaatataagtttttttaaagatttcattacaGACTACATATAAACTAAAATGaacgaatctatactttaaattacgtctatatacatccatatgtaatttgtggtggaatctctaaaaatgaCTTATATTGGTGCTCCGCTTTTCCTTCCTCTCCATCTCCCTTTTGCATCGCCCCGCGAGCGACCAGGAGGGAAACCTAGCCGCCACCGCCGgacctccctccctccctactCTTCTCCTCCCTCGCCATCGCCCGAGGGCGCGGTCGGGCAAAGCCTGGTCGTCACCGACGGCGGTGGGGCTCTTTCGTCTCCCCGTCCGGCAACCTCGACGCGGGTTGCGGCGGACGGTCAGGGATGTGGCGCTCGGCATCGGGCGCGGCGGACATCCGCGCTACGGTGCGGCGGCGGGGTGGGCTGGAGCGTGACAGGCGACGAGTTGGTGTTGCGCATGTGCTCGCGGGGGATGGCGTGGCGACGGCGCCCAGATCTGGTCGGCACGCGGTGCTGGGAGTGGGCACCCTTGGCTGCGCGGCCGCCTCCTGCAAGGGCTCTGCTGGCGGGGGTGGCGGCGCTGCAGTCCGGGTGCTCCAAGCCAGCGGGCGGTGATGGCGCGGCTTGTCCGGATCCGCCCCTGTCGTTGTGGGCTACGGGCGGCCTGGGATTTCAGGGGCCCGGGGCGAAACTATAATCTGGGTCCTTCGAGCTCTTTAGTATAAATGTGTAACTAATAATTATAATATGTAGATATAATTTTATTAAAGAAAACAATTAAGTACATTCCAAATCAGTGTGCATATCACATAACGTATTACATATTACCATCAAAAAATTGTCCTAACATCCTGAGATGCAAAATCACTAATGATAGTatcaatatcaatttcatcaagcatttttctagaGTAATGGTTGTAAATATGTCGGGAAGTATCATCCAAAGGATATTTAgtgttttcttcttcctttttagGCCCCTTTTCCACTAATATGTCCCTGGCTTTGTTATCAAGACTACCCGAGTTGGTTGGATCATAAATATACATAGTAATAACCGGCTCCTCATCAACATTAATAGATTCTGTCGTAGATGAATTAAACATGAGCTCATGATCACTCACAttcgtttcatccatgttgatctcaACATCGTCTTCAGTAGGAGTATGACAATCATCTTTCCGATTGGCATTAGTTTGGTCATCTCGAGGAACTATTACCAACTCCTCTCGATTTCTTGACGAAGTGCTCGTGTTGCTCTTATAATATTTAAAAAGGATCCACTCAATGTCTTtttctcctcatcttcctcattcttcttttttcttttatgacTTCCGGATGGTATTTCTACCCGAACCCGACATGAACTTGTTGAAATTGAAAAGAATAATTAAATTTTACAACTAGCACAAAGCTAATTAAAATATTAGATTAATTACAGATCTTCATATAATGTGATGATAAAATCTGGTAGGGCATAGTATAGTACCTCCTCTCTATAATCTAAGAGCATCCACAGTGTGGGAAATATCCGCCTCTATAGCTGCCTCTAAGGCTTTAGAGGCTGCCTCCAAACACTGCACCGGCTGCCTCTAAGTCCAAATTGCTTAGCATCGCCTCTATGACTAGAGGCTGCCTCCAAGCCTTTCTAAGCACTAAAATAATTGGCTGGTCCTACATGTCATATGGTGGATGAAGACTAAAAGTGAGAAGCGCTCGAGTGCAATTCATATATCCAATATTCTGTAACTCAAGGTGGGCTTCAGGTTAGAGGCAAGGTTACACTATGGCATTTTAGATAAAGCTTAAAGGCAGTTGGTGGGCCCAGCTTAAAGCCAGTGCCGCCTCTAACACACTGTTGATGCTCTAATCTAGCTATGTGTGCTCAATAATTTAATCACCCAGCCAACAATTTCCTATTGACCTATTGATCTGGGGAATCGAGATTGGAATAAAAAACAGGAAGAAGAACGTGAGATTGAGAAcgtgagggcagacggcaaacataCGTGAGGTGAGAACGACAGACATATGTGAGGTGAGAACGTGAATGCAACAACGCATAGTACCTGCTGCAGTCGGCGTTCATCGGGAGGCGGGAGGCCTGGCACTCAGGCAGAGCGCAGCGAAGCAGAGTCGAAGATGGTGATTATACGAGACGAACAGCGGTCTGCGGTTAGCGGAAGAAACATGTTCGAATAAAAAGGAAGCAGGGAATCCATCGATTCCTTTCCTGTGCACATCTTGTGCAGGTACTCGCAAACGTAGGCCAGACCGGCAGGCCCACATGGCCACATCTCTCTTTTTGCTTCCTAGGCTGAGATGTCGTTGAGTTTGGTTACAATTTTTCTGTCGCTCGATAAAATCACCTGTATTGCAGCCTACGTACAAATACCCAGAAGGGCCCCTTAATTTTTGAgggcccggggcggccgccccgtccGCCCCTCCCCAGGGTCGGGCCTGGCGGCGCAGCAGCGGTGGAGGTGGGCGGTCCTCATTCGTCGGGCCCTTACGGTTGGACGGCGGCGCTCGGCGCGGGAAGACCTCCCTGATGAGCTACCTCGACTGCGATGGCGGGTTGATTTGGTTTCCCTCGACGACAGACGAGCGTTTGCGGATGGCCTCGCGGAGAGCTGTGCCGGCTCCATGGTTGCGTGttctgcggggagcttggttggaGGGATAGATGGCCTCGATGCGGTCACGTCGCCTATCGTCGGCAAGGGGGGTGCCGGTCCGAATTCGTTCGCTCCCCTTTCTCCCCCATTCCTCTGTCGCGGGCGGGCTGCGCAGTTCTCCCAGCGGAGCGTCTGCGGGTGGATCTGTCGGTCGAGGGTCGTCAGTTGGTCCAAGCCGGGCCTTTGTGTAGGTCTCGGGGTTGTCTGGTTGCAGGGCGGCGGCCCTGGCGGCGGGAGGCGCGGCGTTTGTGGGTGGAGCGTGCGTCTTAGGTGTGGGCGAGCAACCATGGCCTCGTGGGTGGCGTGGTTGCGGATGGTTGACGGAGTTAGTGTGCGATGGTGGGGCGTGAGCGTCGGGGTACACCACTTGCTCAGTCCTTTGACGATGGTGGCGGCTGTTGACACTATACCCTTCGTGAAGGCTCTGTCGCGACGCTCCCCCTCTTATCGTCTTGCTCCTGGTGAAAACCTGATCTTCGCGGATCGAGCGGTAGCGGCTATCCTTGGTCATACCCCTTCTTGGAGGCACCGCTTTGGAGGCCTAGCTTCGTTGTGTCTGATTCACCTCTCTATTGTTCGCGGTGTGGTGGTGTGTCAGTGACTGGCACCTTTGTATCTTGCCTTGAGGAGATAATTGCAGGGCAATACCACACTTGGGCACGTTGTGACGGATAGGTACCAATAGTCATTTTTTTGCATGTCAGTACTATTTCCGAGCCTAATTGTTGCAATATGGTATGACAGGCATATAAACTCGTATTGACGCAGTATCTGACGTACCGGGCACGCATGTCAGTTGGCACGGTGGCGTACACGTGCTGCGTAGCGTGCCAAAACCTGGTCGAACTGGACCAACCCGAGAACCTGGTCGAACCGGACCAACCCGAGAACCCTAGCCttgctctcccctctccctctctgcgCGGCTCTCCGACGATGGCGGCGGCGACTCTCGGCGGCGGCGACGTTGCGGGCGGCTACGGAGACCTCCCCGACCTCGGGGTAGATGACCACGTAGGTCTGGCTGTGGACGATGGCGGCTCCAGTTCGAACCACTCCTCCGACGctggtttggaggaggaggatttggaggaggaggaggaggcgctgtCCATGGAGGACAGGGTGAAGATGGTAGAGATCTGGGTCGCCAACACTAGCAGTAGCCATCACTGGACCAGTGGTGCTGGTGGCGGCTTGATGTAAGTCCCTAATGTTTTttgccttttctttttgttgtgtcaataGTAGATGTAAGTCCCTGATGTTGGCACTTTGTTTCTTTCTTGTGGGCTTCTCCTGGACTCGATATTATTATGATCATGTTCATATTAGAGTCTTTAATCTTGTTATTGTAATTCTGAATTGTCAAACTTGTCAATTAGAGGCTGTGGGTTGCTTCTGGGCAATTCTGAATTCATATTAGAGGTTGTGGTGTTGTGTTGTTGAAAACAAGTATGCCATACTTGTCCTATTCCCATTAAAATGTTTGACTGATGAGGTTGCTTGCTTTACCAGTTTTACAATCTGAATTTATTTGCTTATCTGAATATCTATGGTTATTGCTTATCTGAATTTATATGTGTGAACTGTAGTTTGAATGATGATGTTTGGGAACTTCTGATTCACTTTGATTGTCAGCCAAATATTGATATGAAGCTATGTAGCTCAGATGTTACATTTATGAACCTGTATGCAGTGTTGCAAACACAAGGTTTTTATTTCTCTGATGAGCTATACCACATGAGGAATTTAggaataggagaggagagagagcatGGCTTAGAATTGATTGACACAAACATCAAACTGCAGCAAGTGAAGAAGGAATATAATGACAGTTTAGTTCTCAATTTGCTAGTGAGGGCAACACCAACTGAGAAATTAGCAGCAATAGTGTATCGACCACCTATTCTGTATGATCTTAGTGAGcctgtagttcttgttgttgatcCAGAAGGTGTTGTTTTTCATAGCAACCCTAGTCAACCTACTGCTTTTGCATCCAAGAGTCAGTGTTTGAGCAGGCACATAATATTAGTGATGACACTAATGATGCATATGGCAGTGATAACAATTCAGATAACAACTCACAATTAGCAGAGGAAGAAGATGTAGATCAATCTGAAGATTCAGATGAAATTCATATGAGGAACAATTACATTATGAGGGTGACACTGAGGTTGAGGATTTGTTTGAGCAGGAAGAGGAGGATGCCAATGTTTTTGCAAGAGAAGAGCCTCCAACGCAAAAACCTGCAAAAAGGAGGAAGAAACTTGCAGTTAGGAAAGGCCCCACTACTAGGTCACATTCAAGTGTTTTAGAGGAGGTGATACTTGATTTCATTCCTTCAGCGGATGAAGAAGATGATTGGTTGTTGTTTGAGAATGAAGATGATGGACATGAGCCACCCTCATTTGTGCTACCTAAAGGGAGGAAGAGtagggccaagaaaaggaaaccaAGGATCTGGTACAATGACAAACTTGAGCAACCACATCAGCAGTTATGTGTGTACATGTGCTTTAAGGATCAACATCAATTCAGAGAAGCTTTGTTGAGCTTGCACATCACACAGGCCAGAGACTTCGGGTATCACAGAAGCTCAGACCAAAGGATCATTGCTTGTTGTAAGCAAGATCACTGCCAGTTTTGCATTGTTGCTGCAGTTATCAAAGGGGAGAAGACTTTTGCTATTAAGAAAATGAGGCTGGAGCACACTTGCCCTACCAACACAGACAAATCAAGGATTAGTGCAAAGTGGCTTGCAAATACCTATGAGTCATTGTTCAGGTCTGATCCCACCACTAGCATACACACCTTGATGGACAACTGCAGGGAGAAGTTTGGTGTTGATGTGGGAAGGCGCATGGCCTATAGGGCCGAAAACCTTGCTATAGAAGTTGTGCTAGGAGAGCACAAGAAGCAGTATCCCAGACTTAGGGATTATGCTCAGACCATCATGGATACAAACCTTGGTAGTAGAGTTGTAGTCACAACAGTTATTTCAAAACCTACTAAAAAACACCACATCCAGGACGAACGTTTCATGCTATGTTCTTCTGCATAAATGGAGCAAGGGAGGGATTTCTTAATGGATGCAGACCATTCATTGGTTAGTCATTCCTTTATTGTGCATCACAAATTTTAATTGTTTAGCAATGCTTTCCAGGGACTTAAATTGTTGTTTGCTTTCCATCAACAGGTGTTGACGGATGCTTCATTAAGCTGACCACTGGTGCTCAAATCCTTGCTGCCACTGGAAGACATGGCAATAACAATATTTTCCCACTTGCATTTTCTATAATTGGACAAGAGGACACAACTAAATGGTGCTGGtttctgcaccaattgaagatatGTCTAGGAGGTGAAACTGGGAAATTTGGTCCTTATACTATCATGTCTGATAGACAGAAGGTATGTGCTTTACAACTAAATCAAGTTTAGCATTTGTATTAAGTTCTCCACTTGTAGTTGTATGGGAGCTAAGTTTAGCATGCTATGTGATGAGGGGCTGCTAAATGCAGTAAATCAAGTTTTCCCAAACTGCCATCAAAGGTTTTGCCTTAGACACCTGTATGCAAATTTCCAACTGCAAGGTCATAGCCTACAACTGCAAGATCATAGCCTCCAACTGCAAGACCTAGGAGTGAAGCAAGATTACAACCTCCCCCTGCAAGATCTACAAGAAGGTCAACAGGTAGTGCCAGTGTTCATAGGCCTTTCACTACCCCAAGATTTGGTGCTCCTGGAGGTTCATCTTCTATTGATGGAGGTTCATCATCTGCTCCTGCCCCAAGATTTGCTGCTGGAGGTTCATCATCTGCTCCTAGAGGTTCATCAGCTGCTCCTACCCCAACAAACCATTCTGACTGGATGGCATTTTTTACTGCCAGTGGTAACCATAACTAATGATGATGTGTACTAAGTGATCAGTACTAAGTTGTATGATGTGTACTAAGTGATCAGTACTAAGATCCTTTTGTGATCAGTGACTTATTTCTGTTTATCATCTACAAGATCATCATCTATGATCATCATCCTTTTGTGATCAGTGAATTATTTCTGTTTATCATCTACAAGATCAACATCTATGATCATCATCCTTTTGTGATCAGTGAGTTATTTTTGTTTATCATCTACAAGATCCTTTTGTGCTTTGCAACATATAAGAAGATATGGTGTTTATGTGCTTTCCAAGGCACAACATATATCAATGGTGTTTATGTGCTTTCCAAGGCACAAACCCATCTATCAATGCAACATATAAGAAGATATTTCACATAATACAACATAGTGGGGTTGAACACAAATCAAGTCACTTAAACATCCATAATTCAGAGATTCTTACAGTACAACATGGGTACAAACCTACTCAGTTATTAAGTTAcaaccatagcatagtggagttCAAGCTGCATTAAAGAACAATAATTCACAAAAGGGGAGcacatcaaccatagcatagtggagttcatcttcatctcatcagcaatcTAGCTTTagctcatccatccaaaatgtccctgatcatcttcaacttctcttggttcttctccactgtcttcaactgatcagcaatctggagcttcagctcatccctgcgtttaatgagattctcaattcctttcttcagaccatcaatgtgaaggttgagcaccaCAATGTCATCATTAAGTTTTTCCTCAAAATTGGTCAATTTATCAACCTGAACCTTCAAATTGTAGTTCTCTTCAGttagcttctccttctccttctccttcaaatgattaGCCTTATGGTTCCTAATGACCCTgccttgagcttctgcaaggttCATAAGCACTGAATACTTCCCTTTTAGTTCCTTTATCTCTGCCTCTTTCTTCTCAATCTCGGTCTTCATGACAGCCACAGCAGCACTAGAGCTCTCTGCACCATGGGCattcaccttatccttcaaatagctCAAATCCATGACCCTCTCCTCCTGGGCAttgagcagttgattcacatcttctactagtttgtcatagtttgcatcaagatttcttttctcttctatcaagtggtgaattttcagtgaattctccaatttatcatccctcctagcactcttgttgtcttccaacatttcccaaagtttcaacaatgcattttgcattgtgggaggccactctGGGTCTACCCACCCAACAAAACCACAATTTTGAGGTTGCTGCAATACAAAAAACCACATATTATATTTCTCTATAAAGCACACCAATTAAAATGTCACCACCTacataaataaaaaataatactGATTCATTTTAGTAATAATCAGTAGTAATGATTCACTTAGTTAAAATGTCAACACCTACATAAATAAAAAAATAGCACTACTTGTAAGAAAATAGCAGCACTTGTAACTATGCTGCAACTTTAGCAGTACATAAATAAAAAACTAGCAGCACTTGTAAACAACGATTGATGCCCATTACTAATGACCAAGGAGTAGTAAACAATGACTGAGCTGCATCTTTAGTACTGGCTAAGTTGCATCTTTAGTAGTAAACAAACTGAGAGCTGAATTTGTAATAAACAATGACAATATGTCCCTGTGTGCAGCAAGAACAATGACAATTTGTAATAAACAATGACAATCTGCACCAGGAACTAAGCATTCTTCACTTGTAACTAAGCATTCTGCACTAATACTGATTCATTTACTAAACAATGACAATCTGCACCAGGAAGTGTCCAAGGCACATTTTAGCCTGCATCTAAAAACAGGACTGTCCAAGGCACATTGTTTAGTAACATAAACAATGAGCTCATCTAACTAAGTTGCATCTAACTAAGCTGAATGAAAGGCACATTACTGAATGATTGATGCACACACTAAACTAAGCATCTTACCGGCTGAGTACACACTAAAAACCTGCTGCCTGTCTCAAATTCTTCGAATGCTATGTGACACTCAGGCGGCAGCCGATGCTCCGAGCAAACATCTAGGGCCGAATGCTCGATGACCATGTAGTCTTCGTCGTCGATGCTAGCAGGGATCTAAAGAATGAACCAAAGATCAGAGAGAAATCCCCAATTTGAAGAAAcagaaaccctaaccctagctctataacttacccggtacatcatgtcggaggaggaagagctgatgtccaggctcgacaggtcgttgctactctcatcctcATAAACCATGGCGCGGCGGAGGGGGTGGCGGCGGACGAGGTTTGGCGACGAGAGGGGCAGAGGCGAGGGAGTGTCAGGAGAGAAGAAGGGGGGAGGAGGCGACTCGCTCGGTCGACTGGGTCCGAGCCAGACACAAAGATCGACCGACCGAACCGGTTCGAACCGTGCCAACTGACATGCGGGCCTGGTACGTCAGATACTGCGCCGATACGAGTTTATATGTTGTCGGATCGTATTGCAACAATTAGGCTTGGAAATGGTACTGACATGGAAAAAAATGACTATTGGTACCTATCCGTCACAGCGTGCCCAAGTATGGCATTGCCCTGCAATTATCTGTGCCTTGAGTGTGTGCCTTGTTCGGTCTCTTGAATGTATTCGATGATGTTTGATTTATATAATATAAAACAGAGAGAAACCTTTTTtaataaaagacttatattagtgGTACTCCCTCCTTTCTGGTTTATAGGGTTCATCTTAAAAAATTCAGATTTCCATTATACTAGGCTCATTTTAAGTCTAATTGAGTTAAAGTGTTTGGGTCCCAcgtcatatttaattcatagagtttaTAGAAAGGAAatgagtggctatgcatgcatcgttttctaCATCCATCGTGCAAGTCCAATGAGAAGGATGATGTTACATTTATTGCCTCAAAAATTGAATACGCGAGGAATATTTCATTGGTTAGTTAAAACTAATGTTATCCACTTACAATTCATTTTGATTGATGAGATTTTAAATTTGAGTCATACAAactggaaaggagggagtatttaCTATTGACTTTAGAACATCACTACATCTGCACAAGCAAAGTGGAGTTAATTACTTCGGCTCCCCTGATCCCATCTACAACTACAAGATGCGGATAAGGCCTCAGCTCGCCGATCACACACTCACGGACCTGCCCTCCTATATTTTCTTCAAGGCAAGGACGACTACGGTGAACTTGGTCTTCTCCTTCTCGAGGTGGCCGGCGACGCGGCGCGTGTACTCCTCGAACAGCGCGTCGAGCATGTGTTCTCCGAAATGGCTCGCGACCAGCGACTCCATCACCGATCTGATGCACTTGGCGGCGTTGACGCTGCTGCGGGCGCTATCGAGCATGCCGTCGCCTTCCGAGTCATCGTAAGGGTCCCAGTTCTGCTCGAAGAGCTTGATATGAGCCACGTCGAACGCGCCGCTTTCCTTCACCGACGCCACCACCTCGCCGACCGACGGCCCGTAGGCTGGTAAGTTGAAGGAGCTTACTTTCTCCTTCTCCACAAGGCCCTATATGTGTTATGAGCAGACTGATTTAAATTCAGTTGCGGTAAAACTGAAGGTTAGTTAGGAATTAGTATAATTTAATATGCTCTATTCTTATTTGCCTTAGCGACAAGAGACTGTAGAGACTGTGAAAGCAATCCAAAGAGATGGTTGAGATCTCCAGTATACACATCCTCGTCCTTCCTCCCAAGGAATGTTAGCACCATTTGCCCGCCAAACACAAGTTCTTCGTGGCGAAGCCTCAGGAACagcgagaaatccttcctgaaCTGCTCTTGGAATAGCTTCACCACCGGCGGCGGTGTATTATTGTCGATGTACATGCTCTCTCCATTTAGGTACACTTCTCTTTTGCCCTCGAGACCTTCCGGCACCTGTGTATCCATGCCAGCGCGCAATAGAATTTCATGGAAATATTCTTGTAAGTATAGCGTCACTCACTAGGAGTACAATTCAACGTACCTGAGATCGCCAATGGAGGCAGTAGGAGGAGTGGAAGAGATGCACGCTTCGACGAGGAAAAAGCCTGGTGTAGTAGGAGTCTGGCACCCCGGAAACGTAGTATGGAGGTAGTGTATCTCCCTTCCCATCCATTTCAGCTGACCTCTTGAACTGTTCGAGTGACCGGAAGAGCTGGTTGAAGTCGGTTCCTGGTAGGTCATTCAGGAAGAACTGGACCTCCACATGACCACCCTGATCGCCGAGCTTACTGCTATGGTTAGCTATGGCGTTGATCACATTCGAGACGAAGATCAACGTGTTTGGTCCCGAAGAACAGCCCAGATCGGCTACAACCATAGTTTTGGGGAGAAGAGCTGCGTACACTTCTTTTACAGACTTCTCAATGACCGGCCTAGTCTCTGAGATAACTATCACCTGTCACCATGCGCAAGCATTTTAGTACTTGAAATGACTTCTGGACTTCTTTGGTACAGTACTTTACAAAAAAAAGAATTTTATTTGGTAAGTCAATAAAAGGTGGGATAATTGATGTGATTTTCAGGGAAAGGCCGGTGTAAACTTAAAGATCGGAGTAAAAAAATCAAAGCAGAGAAAGAGGGGAGAAATGTAAGGTTGCGCTAAGGACGAACATGCGACATAACCttacttttttgaaattttaagtAAGAGAAAAAACATTACTTGGTAATCATTTGCTGACGTATCAAAAAAGGAATTTTATTTGGTTCAGTCAATCAGAGGTGGGACAGTTGATACGATTTCCAGGAAAAACCGGTGTAAAACTAAGAGATGGGAGGAAAAAATCCAAAACAGAGAGAAAGGGGGAAGAAACGTATGGTTGGACGAACAGACAGAACTTCATGTTCTTTTTAAGTAGGAGAGATTCCTATTTCTTAACTCTGAATTGTAACCTTGGATGCAACTAGAGAAACGGAATGCATGTGCATGGTATTCCCTGCATAAGATATAAACGACTTTTATATTTCTTTAGGGAGGGAGTAGAAAATAAGATGGAAACTTACTGGTCGCCTAGAATTCTTGGCGTAGCTACTTTCTCCTTCCCCTTTGGACATATAAAAATCACGTTCTATATTCATCATCTAGCTAGTTTCTGATGTTGTCAACAGAACCTTCACTATGTTCAGTGATCTCTTTACGCGAGGCGCCACTAATTTATAGTAGGAGCAGACAAGCGAACTGTGCTAGATTTTTTTCCCTTCCTCTAGCCGGGATACTATATGTTGTCCACACGATGCCTCATGCTTTTTGGTGGCAACAAGTCAAGGAGATTATCTAAAGAACATGTGGCTTTGGCCTTTGATCGGGGATCTTATCCTCCCGTCTAAGATAGACTTTCCCAACTCCAAAGTTTGGAATCTGAGATGGACCATGCATGTCCCGATCGTCATTCGTTCTGGGATTGAATACGTGTGTTCTTTTATAAAACCTCCAGGTCTGTTGCCTGCAGTATTCTTATCCCCAagcggcaaaattgacaaaaatgatccatgggacgaaagaactcacggattgaccccCGGGGAaaataattcaccggcctgacccttttgtgtggcgcccgacacctaggcgccacactgtactgtgtgacgcctagaggttaggcgccacacccccaaccacgtggcagggaggggcccacccccagacagtgtgacgcctaagcctcaggcgtcacacattgtaatgtgtggcgcctgactcttaggcgccacacattgacttatacagccacgggccagccccctccccacccccctccccaccccctccctgaTTCAAACATAAACTTCCATTGCGGCGGCTGGCTCTcatcccctcccccatctccttcggatctgaggatttcttccttggattgatcccccaaggtaatgtcctcccccatcccttccctttcccatccttctatccaattttattatgttttggttgagtagattgattttagtagattgatttgagtaggttcttaggatttgactagttagaatttggttgagtatatgagtagttagtagttagtagtagtagtaggtataggaattgcattaggttttggttttggttgagtatatgaatagtgagtagtagtagtagttagtagtagtagtagttagtagtagtggtaggtataggaattgtattaggttttgactagttaggatatgagttaggatttgactagttagtatatgagttaggatttggttgagtatatgactagttagtagttagtagtagtagtagttagtagtagtaggtataggaattgcattaggttttggtt harbors:
- the LOC123410281 gene encoding benzoate O-methyltransferase-like; this translates as MMNIERDFYMSKGEGESSYAKNSRRPVIVISETRPVIEKSVKEVYAALLPKTMVVADLGCSSGPNTLIFVSNVINAIANHSSKLGDQGGHVEVQFFLNDLPGTDFNQLFRSLEQFKRSAEMDGKGDTLPPYYVSGVPDSYYTRLFPRRSVHLFHSSYCLHWRSQVPEGLEGKREVYLNGESMYIDNNTPPPVVKLFQEQFRKDFSLFLRLRHEELVFGGQMVLTFLGRKDEDVYTGDLNHLFGLLSQSLQSLVAKGLVEKEKVSSFNLPAYGPSVGEVVASVKESGAFDVAHIKLFEQNWDPYDDSEGDGMLDSARSSVNAAKCIRSVMESLVASHFGEHMLDALFEEYTRRVAGHLEKEKTKFTVVVLALKKI